A window of the Vespula vulgaris chromosome 6, iyVesVulg1.1, whole genome shotgun sequence genome harbors these coding sequences:
- the LOC127064401 gene encoding ELAV-like protein 3 isoform X2 gives MMANGMDTVVQQNGGSTLGQTSQEESKTNLIVNYLPQSMTQDEIRSLFSSIGEVESCKLIRDKLTGQSLGYGFVNYHRPEDAEKAINTLNGLRLQNKTIKVSYARPSSEAIKGANLYVSGLPKNMTQQDLENLFNPYGRIITSRILCDNITVRQFVLGGGDNLPGLSKGVGFIRFDQRVEAERAIQELNGSVPKGSSEPITVKFANNPSNNKAIPPLAYLAPQATRRFGGPIHHPTGRFSTGKAMLAINKGLQRSLQTVLIPSRKNTRYSPLAGDLLANSMLPGNAMNGSGWCIFVYNLAPETEENVLWQLFGPFGAVQSVKVIRDLQTNKCKGFGFVTMTNYEEAVVAIQSLNGYTLGNRVLQVSFKTNKSKAA, from the exons ATGATGGCGAACGGAATGGACACTGTCGTACAACAAAATGGAGGATCCACCCTCGGACAGACATCGCAGGAGGAGTCGAAGACGAATCTCATCGTAAATTATTTGCCTCAAAGTATGACGCAGGATGAAAtccgttctctcttctccagTATAGGCGAAGTCGAAAGCTGCAAACTTATCCGCGATAAACTTACCG GTCAGAGTTTGGGATATGGCTTTGTCAACTATCACCGGCCTGAAGATGCTGAGAAGGCCATAAACACGCTCAATGGTCTTCGTCTGCAGAATAAAACTATCAAG GTATCGTACGCGAGACCGAGCAGCGAAGCCATCAAAGGTGCGAACCTTTATGTGAGCGGCCTGCCGAAGAACATGACGCAGCAGGATCTGGAGAACCTTTTCAATCCTTACGGAAGGATCATTACTTCTCGGATACTCTGCGACAACATCACCG TACGACAGTTTGTGCTCGGCGGCGGAGACAATTTGCCCG GCTTGTCGAAAGGGGTCGGTTTTATAAGGTTCGACCAACGTGTCGAGGCCGAAAGGGCGATTCAAGAACTGAACGGAAGCGTTCCAAAGGGCTCGAGTGAGCCGATCACCGTCAAGTTTGCCAACAATCCAAGCAACAACAAGGCGATACCGCCGTTGGCCTATCTGGCACCCCAGGCGACACGTCGCTTTGGCGGCCCGATCCACCATCCAACTGGCCGCTTCAG CACTGGCAAGGCCATGCTTGCCATTAACAAAGGCTTACAGAG aTCCCTTCAGACGGTTTTAATACCATCAAGGAAAAATACAAG GTACAGTCCGTTGGCGGGTGACCTCCTTGCGAACTCGATGCTGCCAGGTAACGCGATGAACGGTTCCGGTTGGTGCATCTTTGTCTACAACCTAGCACCCGAGACTGAGGAGAACGTCCTGTGGCAACTCTTCGGTCCTTTCGGCGCCGTCCAGTCGGTGAAGGTCATCCGGGATCTTCAGACAAACAAGTGCAAGGGTTTTGGTTTCGTAACGATGACCAATTACGAGGAGGCGGTGGTGGCGATTCAAAGCCTGAACGGTTACACCCTTGGCAATCGCGTGCTCCAGGTCAGCTTTAAGACGAACAAGAGCAAAGCCGCGTAG